From one Cyprinus carpio isolate SPL01 chromosome B3, ASM1834038v1, whole genome shotgun sequence genomic stretch:
- the LOC109054832 gene encoding centromere protein X-like, producing the protein MENAGNEVVFKKETVAKLLARSFKEDKTKVSSDAVMLVAEMLKVFVEEATRRAVKQADSEDCDTVDIEHFEKILPQLLLDF; encoded by the exons ATGGAGAACGCGGGAAATGAAGTCGTGTTTAAAAAG GAAACTGTTGCCAAACTTTTGGCACGCTCCTTCAAAGAGGACAAAACCAAAG TCAGCAGTGATGCTGTCATGCTTGTAGCAGAGATGTTGAAAGTGTTTGTTGAAG AGGCGACACGCAGAGCTGTAAAACAGGCCGACAGTGAGGACTGTGACACTGTTGATATTGAACACTTTGAAAAGATTCTGCCGCAACTG CTTCTTGACTTTTAA
- the LOC109054831 gene encoding transmembrane channel-like protein 6, with protein MAASQIMELTSSEDEDQDQIELEAIRRPHRAVKFDMKHANQEDLEAQHHHEPKHTNALHRNNWSSSTQRVLSSMPSRSIRFNQSTALSRSTKTRRRRPLSIVSTSYCATEQEVFRGQEDCVDDVTQNEDLLNKLQGLSAAECVRVLREMPLSVSEKRKIRAWFDFWDAGQPLSANRARCCHQFKAWFLKVLCGGCSGRVSQQKSIQIWQGVLKKISAHFGTGILSYFIFLRRLLHYNILLFFITSLFLVLPQISNPPSSKNKSEATAELWMLTGMGILTDSVMFYGHYGKSTNESCKPEIKLCPESYNIPLAYIFTIGAGMFITCVMLVYSISKSFGKSFRIFKTTGNLALKVFCSWDFKVSKKQSVKLQSVNICIQLKEMLSELSCKKQKRNLYSTFGWLSLHFLVWSICLLCIAACMLAVYYLHPYIEQDNHKLTKAIDWLKLPLIVSCISHLLPGFFDMLSRAEHYGSPSTQIYVSIVRNLLLKGCIFGVLCYYWLKKISVRKNEPNTSQCWETLVGQELYRFVLMDLLFAMSYIILAEFLWGLCIRNITLRRRKLEFDIARDVLELIYGQTLVWFGVLFSPLLPAVQIGKLFLLFYFKKTSLMMNFQPPRKHWRATQMSAFFIKLLFFPSFTGALACVIYTMWRVKPSSDCGPFSNLASMLLLGKKWIKGLGKSKPSMLWLSWAYNNLVDNPLFLFITAGLFLGIIYIHMQVLDGQKMIISKLQEQIDNEGEDKKFLIAKLQALNEAGAQQ; from the exons ATGGCTGCATCCCAGATCATGGAGTTGACTTCCAGTGAAGATGAAGACCAAGACCAGATTGAGCTCGAGGCTATTAGGAGaccacacagagcagtgaaat TTGATATGAAACATGCAAATCAAGAAGACTTAGAAGCTCAGCATCACCATGAGCCCAAACACACGAATGCCCTGCACAGGAACAACTGGTCCTCTTCAACTCAGAGGGTTCTGTCCTCCATGCCTAGCCGCTCTATCA GATTTAATCAGTCGACTGCACTCTCCCGATCCACCAAGACGCGAAGAAGACGACCTCTTAGCATTGTGTCCACCTCTTACTGCGCTACAGAGCAGGAAGTCTTCAGAGGGCAGGAGGACTGCGTGGATGATG TGACCCAAAATGAAGACCTGCTAAACAAATTACAAGGTTTATCTGCTGCTGAATGTGTTCGGGTGTTGCGTGAAATGCCCCTTAGTGTCTCAGAGAAGCGCAAGATCAG AGCTTGGTTTGACTTTTGGGATGCTGGACAGCCTCTCTCTGCTAACAGAGCCCGGTGCTGCCATCAGTTTAAAGCTTGGTTCTTGAAG GTTTTGTGTGGTGGCTGCTCCGGTAGAGTCTCCCAGCAGAAATCAATACAGATCTGGCAGGGAGTGCTTAAAAAAATCAGCGCTCACTTTGGCACTGGGATTCTATCCTATTTCATCTTCCTCAGAAGACTGTTACATTACAacatcctcctcttcttcatcaccAGCCTTTTCCTGGTCCTACCACAAATCTCAAATCCTCCATCATCAAAAAACAAATCCGAAGCCACAGCTGAACTCTGGATGCTTACTGGCATg GGCATTCTCACAGACTCTGTGATGTTTTATGGCCACTATGGCAAATCCACCAATGAAAGCTGCAAACCAGAAATAAAACTGTGTCCAGAAAGTTACAACATACCACTGGCGTATATTTTTACGATTGGAGCAGGCATGTTTATTACATGTGTGATGCTTGTTTACAG TATATCTAAATCATTTGGAAAGAGTTTCCGCATATTCAAGACTACCGGTAACTTAGCTTTAAAGGTTTTCTGCTCTTGGGATTTTAAAGTCAGCAAAAAGCAGTCTGTTAAGCTGCAGTCTGTGAACATCTGCATTCAGCTGAAG GAGATGCTGTCTGAGCTCAGCTGCAAAAAACAGAAGAGGAACTTGTATTCAACTTTTGGCTGGTTGAGTCTACACTTTCTTGTATGGTCCATTTGCCTGCTTTGCATAGCTGCCTGCATGCTGGCTGTTTACTACTTACACCCTTACATTGAACAGGACAATCACAAGTTAACG AAAGCTATTGATTGGCTGAAACTGCCTTTGATCGTGTCTTGCATCAGTCATCTACTGCCTGGTTTCTTCGACATGCTATCCAGGGCGGAGCATTACGGCTCCCCAAGCACTCAGATTTATGTGTCCATTGTAAG GAACCTGTTGTTGAAGGGTTGCATTTTTGGTGTGTTGTGTTACTACTGGCTCAAGAAAATTTCTGTCAGGAAGAATGAACCAAATACATCGCAG TGTTGGGAGACATTGGTTGGTCAAGAGCTTTACCGTTTTGTTTTAATGGATTTGCTATTTGCGATGTCATACATCATCTTGGCAGAGTTTCTGTGGGG GCTGTGTATAAGAAACATAACATTAAGAAGAAGGAAACTAGAGTTTGACATCGCACGAGATGTTCTGGAGCTCATCTACGGTCAAACGCTTGTGTG gTTTGGTGTGCTGTTTTCACCACTGTTGCCTGCAGTTCAAATTGGGAAACTGTTTCTACTGTTCTACTTCAAAAAG ACGAGTCTGATGATGAACTTTCAACCACCCAGGAAACACTGGAGGGCCACTCAGATGAGTGCATTCTTCATTAAACTCCTGTTTTTCCCCTCCTTCACTGGGGCCCTTGCATGTGTCATTTATACAATGTGGAG GGTCAAGCCCTCATCCGATTGTGGGCCCTTCAGTAACCTCGCCAGCATGCTTCTCTTAGGCAAGAAGTGGATAAAGGGCCTGGGCAAGTCGAAACCCAGTATGTTGTGGCTCAGCTGGGCTTATAATAACCTGGTGGACAACCCTTTGTTCCTCTTCATCACTGCAGGCCTGTTCCT CGGCATTATATACATTCACATGCAAGTTTTGGATGGCCAAAAGATGATCATTTCTAAATTACAAGAACAAATAGACAAT GAGGGTGAAGATAAGAAGTTCCTTATAGCTAAACTGCAGGCCCTCAATGAGGCAGGTGCTCAGCAGTAA